GATTCTGCAGATACGCACTCTGAGGTCTGTAGTGATTCTGTTTAGCATGCTCGGCCAGACCATGCTCTCAACTGTGCTCTAGGTCCGATTTCGTATCCCGTAAGACATGTTAAAGGTTAGTAGCGGTAGGGGCGATCCGCCAGTTGGCGGTCGACCTCCTGCTCACAAAGTGGCACTGACGTTTCTTCAGGTTATTATTTGCCAGGGCTAACAAACTATTTACAACTCTTGGAGATGCTAAAAATATACCTTATTATATCATAAGAAGCTGCCGGAGAGCTTCTCAGATTAATAATGTTCCGGCGAGAACTTTCGATCCATCTCAATAATGATAAGAGGGTGTGCTATGAGAATTCTTTTTTTGACACGTAAGTCATTAATTCCGAGGCTTAGCATCCTGGCTGGCATGGCAATCCTTCTTTTGCTGGCTTGTCAACCAGTAAGAGAAATTGCTCCACACTATATTCTCCCTCAAATCGAACCGGATAGTTTCATTTTATTCTATCCTCCTGAAGCCTACGAGAAACAGATAGAAGGGAAGGTTATACTGCGGTTACGGATAGAGAAAGAGGGCAACGTGAGTAAAGCGGAAGTGCTTACATCTTCCGGCTATGACATTCTGGACAACGCAGCGCTGGAAATGGCTCGGACTGTCCGTTTTACACCGGGGCTGGTCAGTGGTGAACCTCGAGCGCTCTGGATAACCTGGCCGATAGTTTTTGAGTTGACATCTAAGCGATTGTTATCCTTAGATTTATTGGAGTGGCGACGTGGAGCATTAGAGTATCAGTCAACAGCTTCAGCGGGAGATCTCCAAAGCCGTCAGATTGCCCAAAGGGATCTACTAAGACATTACGTCCACCTGGCGAACAGAATGGTGAACAGCCGTTCGGTTTTTCCCAACCGCACAATTATGGATGTTGTTACACCGGACATACGCGATTCATGGGTGGAATATCAAGATGTCTGGCCGTTGACGTTTGTTCTATTTCAGGATTATATCCAACGCTATCCCGACAGCGAGTCTTACGGTATGGCGGAAGACCATTTGGTGGATTATCTCATGAACGAAGTTTTTCTTCTGAAACAAGTTAGATCGGAAGGCACATACGTCGACAAGCCAAGACTAAGGCTGCTTAACAGCCTAACCCAGTATTTACAAGAGCATTATCCGGGGGCTTTAAGACAAAATTAGACCTGGCTAAGGAGTAGGTGAGTTCCATATTCACCTGGCAGATTCCGCTACTGTCGGTATCAGAACGATCGTTTGATTACCCCGGGCTTCGGGCTGAAATGGACCGCTGCGGAATACCGGGAGGAAGTCTTTCCAAGCTCTCATTCTTGGCCTAGCTAAAGGTCTCCAGGATGGGGAATAAGTATGAATGATCCACGCTATAGCTGGACCTAAAGCCTGCTTTATTTTCAAGTCACATCACAAAACTCGAGCAACATAAGAAATGGATTTTATGATGCATGCAAAAAATAGTTCTTCGGTGAGATTTGCACTCTCGGTCTTAATGCTTGGTCTTGTTCTTTCTCGAGCGTCAGCTGGGACTACTGCCGAGCATCCCAGACTTATCCTGACCCCGGAGCGGGTATCCACACTCCAGACATACGCGGCGACTACTCATCTAGACCTCTGGAATTGGGCTCAACAGAATGCCGAAGAA
The genomic region above belongs to Candidatus Neomarinimicrobiota bacterium and contains:
- a CDS encoding energy transducer TonB, with translation MRILFLTRKSLIPRLSILAGMAILLLLACQPVREIAPHYILPQIEPDSFILFYPPEAYEKQIEGKVILRLRIEKEGNVSKAEVLTSSGYDILDNAALEMARTVRFTPGLVSGEPRALWITWPIVFELTSKRLLSLDLLEWRRGALEYQSTASAGDLQSRQIAQRDLLRHYVHLANRMVNSRSVFPNRTIMDVVTPDIRDSWVEYQDVWPLTFVLFQDYIQRYPDSESYGMAEDHLVDYLMNEVFLLKQVRSEGTYVDKPRLRLLNSLTQYLQEHYPGALRQN